The sequence ACCTGAAGCGGCAGTCACCCCAGGGGTTCGAGGCCGGTCTGCGACACGCCTACCAGCGGCTGCTGAGCTATTCCGGCGACGGCAGCCAACTGACGGTCACCCCGCCGGCCAGGCCGGATGATCCGCTGGTGCTCGATATCGTCTCCCCGGACATGCCGTTCATCGTCGACAGCGCGCTGGCGGCAGTGCGCGCCGCGGGCGGCACGGTCAGAATGTTTGCCCACCCCGTGGTCCGCCTGGAGGCGGGAAAGGTCAGCGACAAAAGCGGGCGGGCGCTGAGCCTGCTGCATATCCACAGCGATCCGGTGGCCGATCTCGAGGCGCTCACGGCCGAGGTCGAGGCTACCCTGGTCGACGTGACCCGCGCGGTGCGCGACTGGCAGCCGATGCTGGAACGGCTGCGGCGCGGCATCGGGGCGCTCGAGGGCAGCGCGAATGCGTTCAAGGACGAACCGCTGCGTTTTCTCGACTGGCTGATCGAGCATAACTTCACCTTCCTGGGGATGCGCGAATACCGGCTGACCGATGGCGGACTGATGCCTGTCGTGGGCAGCGGCCTGGGCATTCTGCGCGACCCGGACCTCAAGGTGCTGCGAAGCGGTTCGAGCTTCGTTGAATCGACGCCGCAGCATACGGCCTTCATGAATTCGAGCGAGCCATTGCTGGTGACGAAGGCCAATGTGCGCGCCCGGGTGCATCGGCGGGTGCATATGGACTATGTGGGCATCAAGATATTTGGTGCGAGCGGAGAGGCGGCGGGCGAGCTGCGCATCGTGGGTCTGTTCACGGCGCAGGCGCAGGCGACCCCGCATACCGAGGTGCCGATCATCAGGCGCAAGATTGCCGAGGTGATGCGCAAATCCGGGGTGGATCCGCTGGGCCATGATGGGCGCACCCTGCTCAGCGCCCTCGACTCCTATCCGCGCGACGAGCTGTTCCAGATCGGCGTCGACCAGTTGTTCGAGTTCGCCACGGCGATTGCCGGGCTCTATGACCGGCCGCGCGTGCGGGTGTTGCCGCGTATCGACCGGTTCGACAACTTCGTGTCCGTGCTCGTCTATGTGCCGCGCGACCGCTATGACGGGGAGGCCCGGGCGCGGATTACGCGCTACCTGGCACAGGCGTATGACGGGCGTGTCTCGGCTTTCTACCCGCACTTTCCCGAAGGGGAGCTGGTGCGCCTGCACGTGATCATCGGCCGCGTCGCCGGACCGACCCCGCGCCCCGAACGGGCGGAACTGGAAGATCGGGTCAATGCGCTGACCTCCAACTTCGGGGATATGCTGGCGGCGGCAGCGATCGATCCAGCCACGATCAGCGACTATCGCGCAGCGTTTTCGCCTGCCTACCAGTCGCGCAATTCGGCGCGCGAGGCGCTCGATGACATCGATATGCTGCGCGGGCTGGGCGATGGCTCCGGCGTGGCGATGCGGCTTCATGCGCGGACGGGCACCGACGGGACGCTGGGGCTGAAGTTCTACCACCGGGAAAGCGCCATCCCGCTAAGCGATCGCGTGCCGATGCTGGAGGCCTTCGGCTTCCGGGTGATCGACGAACGCACCTATACGATCGTGCCCCGCGATGGGGTGGAGCGCTATCTGCACGACATGGTGCTCGAACCGCAGGATGGCAGTGCCTTCGATGTCGAGGCGCGCGGAGCGGCGGTCGAGGCGGGCCTCCTGGCCGTGTGGGAGGGGTTGGCGGAGAGCGACCAGCTCAACACGCTGGTCAGCCGGACCGAACTGGCCTGGCATGATGCGGCCTTGTTGCGGGCGCTGGCACGCTATCTGCGGCAGATCGGGATTTCCTATTCCCAGCGCTACATTGCCAACGTCCTTGTCAAGCAGGCCGAGGCGGCGTCGGCGCTGGTGGCCTTGTTTGGGGCGCTGCATGACCCCGCCGAAGTGAACCGCGACGCCAAGGCTGGTGCGGCGCGGGAGCGGCTGATGGCTGCACTGGACGCCATGGAATCGCTGGACGAGGACACGATCGTCCGGCGTTTCCTCAACCTGGTGGACGCATCGGTACGAACCAATGCGTTCCAGCGCGACCCGGATGGCAACCGGATGCCGGCGCTGGCCATCAAATTCAACAGCAGCCTGGTGGATGGAATGGTCGCGCCCAGGCCGTTCCGCGAGATTTCGGTCTATTCGCCCGTGGTCGAAGGCGTGCACCTGCGGTTTGGCGCCATTGCCCGCGGCGGCATCCGCTGGTCGGACCGGCCGGAGGATTTCCGCACCGAAGTGCTCGGCCTGGTCAAGGCGCAGCAGGTCAAGAATGCGGTGATCGTGCCGGTCGGCGCCAAGGGTGGATTCGTGCCCAAGCGGCTGGTGCCTGGCATGGCGCGTGAGGCGTTCGCGGCGGAGGGCATGGCGGCCTACAAGATATTCATCGGCGCCCTGCTCGACGTGACCGATAACCTGGTCGACGGCGCGGTAGTGCCGCCGCCTGACGTCGTCCGTCGGGACGGGGACGACCCCTATCTCGTCGTCGCGGCCGACAAGGGAACCGCCAGTTTTTCCGATACCGCCAATGGCATTGCGACATCGCGCGGCTTCTGGCTGGGTGACGCGTTCGCGTCGGGCGGCTCGGCCGGCTATGACCACAAGAAGATGGGCATCACCGCGCGGGGCGGCTGGGAGGCGGTGAAGCGGCATTTCCGCGAGATGGATCGCGACATCCAGCGCGAGCCGTTCACGGTTGCCGGCGTGGGTGACATGAGTGGCGACGTGTTCGGCAACGGCATGCTGCTATCGCCGGAAATCCGGCTGGTGGCAGCCTTCGACCACCGCGACATCTTCATCGATCCCAATCCCGATCCGGCGCGCAGCCTCGCCGAACGGCAGCGGCTGTTCGCTCTGCCCCGGTCGAGCTGGCAGGATTACGACAAGGGCCTGATCTCGGCGGGCGGCGGCGTATTTCCGCGCAGCCTCAAGTCGATCCCGCTGACGCCGGAGATGCAGGCGCCCCTGGGCTTTGTGGCCGACCATGCAACGCCAGCCGAGGTTATGACCGCAATCCTCAAGGCGCCGGTGGACCTGCTGTGGTTTGGCGGCATCGGTACCTATGTGCGCAGTTCGCTCGAGACCGACGCCGATGTGGGCGACCGGGCCAACGACGCCATTCGCATTACCGGCAGCGACATCCGCGCGAAGGTCGTTGGCGAAGGCGCAAATCTAGGTGTGACCCAGCGCGGACGCATCGAATATGCGCTGGCCGGTGGTCGCATCAATACGGACGCCATCGACAATTCGGCCGGGGTGAATTCGAGTGACCTCGAGGTCAATATCAAGATTGCGCTGGCGCCGCTGCTGGCCGATGGACGGTTGGACCTTGCCGCGCGCAACGCGTTTCTCGTGACCATGACCGACGAGGTCGCGGCGCTTTGCCTGCGCAACAACTACATGCAGGGACTGGCGATATCGCTGGCGCGGCGCGCAGGATTGAGCGAGCTGCCCGACCATCGTGAGCTTATCGGGCAACTGGAGGAGCGTGGGCTGCTGGATCGCGCGGTGGAGTTCCTACCCGGCGATGCGGCGCTGGATGCGAGGGCAGCCACGGGCAAGGCACTCACGAGACCGGAGCTGGCGGTCATCCTGGCTTATGCCAAGCTGACGCTTTATGCCGACCTGCTGGAGAGCAAGAGCATCGATGATGCCTACCTGGCGGGAGAGCTCTATCGGTATTTCCCGGAAACGCTGCACCAGACCTATCCCGACGCCGTAGCCCACCATCGGCTCAGGCGCGAAGTGATCGCGACCGTATTGGCCAATGCCATGATCAATCGCGGCGGCCCGGCATTCGTAACCGAGCTGACCGCAGCGACCAGCGCCAGCCCCGGCGAGGTCGCCCTGGCGTACGCCGCCACGCGCGACGTCTATGGGCTGCCTGATCTCAACAGCGCCATCGATGCGCTGGATGGCGCCGTGGCCGGCAAGGTACAACTGGCGCTCTATGCCGAGGTGATGGAGGTGCTGCGGCAGGAGAGCCTGTGGTTCCTGCGCAACGCGGATGTGACGCAGGGCCTCAAGACCCTCGTCGAGCGGCATGCAGCAGGCGCAGCGGCCCTGCGGTCGATGCTGGACACCACCCTGCCCGCTTCGCTGGCGCAGGACGTTGCCGGCCGGGTGGCAGAGCTGATGGCCAAGGGCGTGCCGGGGGAAACCGCCCGGCGGATCGCGGAGCTGCCGGTGCTCAGTTATGCCAGCGACATCGTGCTGGTCAGCGAACGGTCTGGCGTGTCGGTTGGCGACGGCGCCGCGGCCTTTTTCGGGGTGTTCGCGGCGTTCCAGCTCTGGCCGGTCATCGAGCAGGGACGTGGCATCCAGCTCAGCGACCGGTTCGACCGCATGGCGCTGGACCGGGCGCTGGCCAATGTCATGCGCGCGCAGCGCGACCTGACGGCCGACGTGCTAAAGAGCGACGGTGGCCTTGCCGGGTGGGCCGCCAGACCTGCTATCGCGCGTACGGCTGCCGCGGTGGCGGAGCTGACGCAGGGCGAGTTGACCGTGTCTCGGCTCTCGGTGGCAGCAGGCTTGCTGGCGGACCTTGCACAGGAGGCTTGAGGCTCGAGGGTTCTACCAACCACGATGTCATCCCGGCGAAAGCCGATATCCATGCTGTGCATCCACCGCGAGCGCTGTGGTCGAGGTGGGATGCGGACCTGGATTCCGGCCTTCGCCGGAATGACATCGCGATAGTTGAAGCAGTGGGACCTCCTTCACCCATTGCGAACAAAAGCAGAATAGCCTTGTGTGAGGGTCCGCTCTCACAAGGTCTCGATTCGTGCTCGCCAGCCTCAACTACCTCGATGCGCTCAACCCGGAACAACGCCGGGCGGTGGAGCATGGCACCGGGCAGGAACGGCCGGGGCCACTGCTGGTGATCGCGGGGGCCGGGTCGGGAAAGACCAACACACTGGCTCATCGCGTCGCGCACCTGATGGTGAACGGCGCCGACCCCAGGCGCATCCTGCTGATGACATTCTCGCGGCGCGCAGCAAGCGAGATGAGCCGGCGGGTAGAGCGAATCGCGGCCCAGGTCATGGGCAAGAATTCGAGCTTGCTGACGGACGCGCTGACCTGGGCGGGCACGTTCCATGGCATCGGTGCCCGGCTGCTGCGCGAGCACGCCGCACAGATCGGCATCGATCCGGCTTTCACCATCCATGACCGGGAAGACTCGGCGGACCTGATGAACCTGGTTCGGCATGAGCTGGGCATGAGCGAAGCCAAGAGCCGGTTTCCGACCAAGGGGACGTGCCTGGCCATCTATTCCCGCGTGGTCAACGCACAGGGCGAATTGGAGACTGTGCTCAAAGAGACGTTTCCCTGGTGCGCGATGTGGGCGGGCGAATTGCGGACGCTGTTCGGCGCCTATGTCGAGGCCAAGCAGCGGCAGAACGTGCTCGATTACGATGACCTGCTGCTCTATTGGGCCGGCATGATGAGCGACCCTGGCATTGCGGCCGCCGTGTCGGGCAAATTCGATCATGTTCTGGTCGATGAGTACCAGGACACCAATCGGCTGCAGGCCAGCGTGCTGCTCGCGATGCGACCCGGCGGCGAAGGCCTGACAGTGGTCGGTGATGACGCGCAGTCTATCTATTCGTTCCGCGCCGCCACCGTGCGCAACATCCTCGATTTTCCAGCGGCATTCACCCCAGCGGCCGACATCGTGACGCTGGACCGGAATTACCGCTCGACGCAGCCCATACTCAGCGCGGCCAATGCCGTGATCGACATGGCCAGCGAGCGTTTTACCAAGAACCTGTGGACCGACCGCCTGTCGGACGCCAAGCCGCTGCTGGTGACGGTGCGGGACGAGGCGGACCAGGCGCGCTACGTGGTGCACAAGGTGCTGGAGGCGCGCGAGGGCGGCATGTCGCTCAAGAACCAGGCCGTGCTGTTCCGCACCTCGAGCCATTCCGGACCGCTGGAAATCGAGCTGACCCGGCGCAACATTCCGTTCGTCAAATTCGGCGGGCTCAAATTCCTCGACGCGGCGCACATCAAGGACCTGCTGGCCATTTTGCGCTGGGCAGAAAATCCGCGCGACCGGGTGGCGGGCTTCCGGGTGCTGCAACTGCTGCCGGGCGTCGGCCCCGGAACGGCGGGCAAGGTGCTCGACGCCATGGCCACCGGCCCGGACCCGATCTGGGTGCTGGGGGAAATTCCGGCGCCGCCGCGCGCCGCCGAGGGCTGGACTGGCCTGGTCGATATGTTGGGCCGCCTGTCGCGCAAGGATGCCGGCTGGCCCCTGGAGCTCGGTTATGCGCGGCTCTGGTATGAGCCGCTGATGGAGCAGGCCTACGAGGACGCTGCGATCCGCATGCAGGATATCATGCAGCTCGAACAGATCGCGGGGGGCTATCCGAGCCGCGAGCGGTTTTTGACCGAGCTGACGCTGGATCCGCCCGATGCAACCAGCGACCAGTCGGGCGTCCCGCATCTGGACGAGGACTACCTGATCCTTTCCACCATTCATTCGGCCAAGGGGCAGGAATGGAAGGCGGTGCATGTGCTCAACGTGGTGGACGGCTGCATTCCCTCGGACCTGGGGACCGGCTCGACGCATGAGCTCGAGGAAGAGCGGCGGCTGCTCTACGTGGCGATGACGCGGGCACGGGACGAGTTGAACCTGATCGTGCCGCAGCGGTTTTTCGTGACGCAGCAGCACAAGCATGGCGACAAGCATCTCTACGCACAGCGGACGCGGTTCATTCCCCGCGCGATGGTGCCGCTGTTCGAGGACATCCTCTGGCCACCGGTGACGCCGGCCTATATCGAGGGCCTGTCGCCGGCGCCGGTCAAAATGGATATCGGCGCACAGATGCGGGGCATGTGGAGCAAGTAGCGCCTTATGCCAAAGTCTGCCTTGTGCCGGTGAGCGGCATGGGGACAGTGGGGGTACCCTGCCCCAATGCCGAGCTCACCATGACCACGCTTTCCGACTGGCTTGCCGCCCAACCCGTGGACCCCAAGCTGGCCTCCGTGGTCGCCACAATGGCTGCCGCCAGTGCCGAAATCGCCGAGGTGCTGCGGAGAGCGCCGATCACCGGGCAAACGGGGCTGGCGGGCCATACTAATGTGCAGGGCGAGGCGCAGAAGGCGCTGGATGTGATCTCAAACGACATTGTTTTGAATCACATACGCCATAATCCGGACATTTCGCTTCTCGTCTCGGAGGAGCTGGATGAAGCGGTTCACATCCAGAATCAGGGCCGCTTCATGGTGGCGACCGACCCGCTGGACGGATCTTCAAATCTCGACGTAAACGTCACCGTGGGCACGATTTTTTCCGTGCTGGATGCCAGCAAGGGCCTGCTGCAGCGCGGATCGTCACAGTTGGCCGCCGGCTATGCGGCCTATGGACCCGCGACAAGCCTGGTGGTGACGTTCGGCCAATCCACCACCGTCTTCACACTGGACGCAGACGGCACGTTCCAATTGACGCAGGAGGGGCTCCAGGTGAGCTCCAGCTCCGGCGAATATGCGATCAACACTGCGCGCGAAAGGCTGTGGGACGCCGCGACTCGCGGCTATGTCGCCGAGAATGTCGCGGGCGAAACCGGCCCGGCCGGGAAGCGCTACAATATGCGCTGGGTCGGCTCCATGGTGGCCGATATCCACCGCATCCTGATGCGCGGCGGCATCTTCATGTATCCGCTCGACAGCGAGACGGTGAGCAAGGGCGGCCGGTTGCGGCTGCTCTACGAGGCCAATCCGATGGCGCTGCTGATCGAGGCCGCGGGCGGCCGCTCCACCACCGGCAGGGAGCGCATACTGGACCTGGTGCCCACGGGCATTCACCAGCGTGTGCCGGTCATTCTCGGGTCTGCTGAGGAAGTGACGCGGGTGGAGGGCTGGTATGGGAGGGGATAGTCGCAATTGGACTGCTCTTGCGGAATTGCAACGTTCTTATTGACTGGCT comes from Devosia oryziradicis and encodes:
- a CDS encoding NAD-glutamate dehydrogenase, whose product is MDLGQSSRLALFDRAAALAGEDASFARFFKAAILATDGEDLKRQSPQGFEAGLRHAYQRLLSYSGDGSQLTVTPPARPDDPLVLDIVSPDMPFIVDSALAAVRAAGGTVRMFAHPVVRLEAGKVSDKSGRALSLLHIHSDPVADLEALTAEVEATLVDVTRAVRDWQPMLERLRRGIGALEGSANAFKDEPLRFLDWLIEHNFTFLGMREYRLTDGGLMPVVGSGLGILRDPDLKVLRSGSSFVESTPQHTAFMNSSEPLLVTKANVRARVHRRVHMDYVGIKIFGASGEAAGELRIVGLFTAQAQATPHTEVPIIRRKIAEVMRKSGVDPLGHDGRTLLSALDSYPRDELFQIGVDQLFEFATAIAGLYDRPRVRVLPRIDRFDNFVSVLVYVPRDRYDGEARARITRYLAQAYDGRVSAFYPHFPEGELVRLHVIIGRVAGPTPRPERAELEDRVNALTSNFGDMLAAAAIDPATISDYRAAFSPAYQSRNSAREALDDIDMLRGLGDGSGVAMRLHARTGTDGTLGLKFYHRESAIPLSDRVPMLEAFGFRVIDERTYTIVPRDGVERYLHDMVLEPQDGSAFDVEARGAAVEAGLLAVWEGLAESDQLNTLVSRTELAWHDAALLRALARYLRQIGISYSQRYIANVLVKQAEAASALVALFGALHDPAEVNRDAKAGAARERLMAALDAMESLDEDTIVRRFLNLVDASVRTNAFQRDPDGNRMPALAIKFNSSLVDGMVAPRPFREISVYSPVVEGVHLRFGAIARGGIRWSDRPEDFRTEVLGLVKAQQVKNAVIVPVGAKGGFVPKRLVPGMAREAFAAEGMAAYKIFIGALLDVTDNLVDGAVVPPPDVVRRDGDDPYLVVAADKGTASFSDTANGIATSRGFWLGDAFASGGSAGYDHKKMGITARGGWEAVKRHFREMDRDIQREPFTVAGVGDMSGDVFGNGMLLSPEIRLVAAFDHRDIFIDPNPDPARSLAERQRLFALPRSSWQDYDKGLISAGGGVFPRSLKSIPLTPEMQAPLGFVADHATPAEVMTAILKAPVDLLWFGGIGTYVRSSLETDADVGDRANDAIRITGSDIRAKVVGEGANLGVTQRGRIEYALAGGRINTDAIDNSAGVNSSDLEVNIKIALAPLLADGRLDLAARNAFLVTMTDEVAALCLRNNYMQGLAISLARRAGLSELPDHRELIGQLEERGLLDRAVEFLPGDAALDARAATGKALTRPELAVILAYAKLTLYADLLESKSIDDAYLAGELYRYFPETLHQTYPDAVAHHRLRREVIATVLANAMINRGGPAFVTELTAATSASPGEVALAYAATRDVYGLPDLNSAIDALDGAVAGKVQLALYAEVMEVLRQESLWFLRNADVTQGLKTLVERHAAGAAALRSMLDTTLPASLAQDVAGRVAELMAKGVPGETARRIAELPVLSYASDIVLVSERSGVSVGDGAAAFFGVFAAFQLWPVIEQGRGIQLSDRFDRMALDRALANVMRAQRDLTADVLKSDGGLAGWAARPAIARTAAAVAELTQGELTVSRLSVAAGLLADLAQEA
- a CDS encoding ATP-dependent helicase; amino-acid sequence: MLASLNYLDALNPEQRRAVEHGTGQERPGPLLVIAGAGSGKTNTLAHRVAHLMVNGADPRRILLMTFSRRAASEMSRRVERIAAQVMGKNSSLLTDALTWAGTFHGIGARLLREHAAQIGIDPAFTIHDREDSADLMNLVRHELGMSEAKSRFPTKGTCLAIYSRVVNAQGELETVLKETFPWCAMWAGELRTLFGAYVEAKQRQNVLDYDDLLLYWAGMMSDPGIAAAVSGKFDHVLVDEYQDTNRLQASVLLAMRPGGEGLTVVGDDAQSIYSFRAATVRNILDFPAAFTPAADIVTLDRNYRSTQPILSAANAVIDMASERFTKNLWTDRLSDAKPLLVTVRDEADQARYVVHKVLEAREGGMSLKNQAVLFRTSSHSGPLEIELTRRNIPFVKFGGLKFLDAAHIKDLLAILRWAENPRDRVAGFRVLQLLPGVGPGTAGKVLDAMATGPDPIWVLGEIPAPPRAAEGWTGLVDMLGRLSRKDAGWPLELGYARLWYEPLMEQAYEDAAIRMQDIMQLEQIAGGYPSRERFLTELTLDPPDATSDQSGVPHLDEDYLILSTIHSAKGQEWKAVHVLNVVDGCIPSDLGTGSTHELEEERRLLYVAMTRARDELNLIVPQRFFVTQQHKHGDKHLYAQRTRFIPRAMVPLFEDILWPPVTPAYIEGLSPAPVKMDIGAQMRGMWSK
- a CDS encoding class 1 fructose-bisphosphatase; the encoded protein is MTTLSDWLAAQPVDPKLASVVATMAAASAEIAEVLRRAPITGQTGLAGHTNVQGEAQKALDVISNDIVLNHIRHNPDISLLVSEELDEAVHIQNQGRFMVATDPLDGSSNLDVNVTVGTIFSVLDASKGLLQRGSSQLAAGYAAYGPATSLVVTFGQSTTVFTLDADGTFQLTQEGLQVSSSSGEYAINTARERLWDAATRGYVAENVAGETGPAGKRYNMRWVGSMVADIHRILMRGGIFMYPLDSETVSKGGRLRLLYEANPMALLIEAAGGRSTTGRERILDLVPTGIHQRVPVILGSAEEVTRVEGWYGRG